Proteins encoded together in one Mus pahari chromosome 9, PAHARI_EIJ_v1.1, whole genome shotgun sequence window:
- the Wdr18 gene encoding WD repeat-containing protein 18 — protein sequence MAAPMEVVVCTDAAAPLWSCVVWELHSGANLLTYRGGQAGPRGLALLNGEYLLAAQQGKNYICAWELQRKDQLQQKIMCPGPVTCLTTAPNGLYVLAGIAESIYLWEVCTGNLLVILSRHYQDVSCLKFTGDGSFFVSAGKDCLALAWSLCSVLQADPSRILAPRHVWSQHTLPIIDLHCGFGGPMARVATASLDQTIKLWAISSGDLLLSVLFDMGITSVTMDLAEHHIFCGGSDGSIFQVDLCSWPGLREHSFQPEQNTGKVFKGHRNQVTCLSVSTDGSVLLSGSHDESVRLWDVKSKQCLRTVTLKGPVTNATIILAPPSMLNPEFRPSLPLPHFNKHLLGAEHGDEAQGGGLRLQLGLHLQGKEPSYVERLEQLQAVLSGYLEKNMLGSQMLPARVFELEEEVRSLRKINRDLFDFSTHIITRPSK from the exons ATGGCGGCGCCCATGGAGGTGGTGGTGTGTACCGACGCCGCGGCGCCGCTCTGGAGCTGCGTGGTGTGGGAGCTTCACTCGGGCGCCAACCTGCTCACCTACCGAGGCGGCCAAGCGGGGCCGCGAGGCCTGGCGCTACTCAATGGCGAGTACCTGCTGGCGGCGCAGCAGGGCAAGAACTACATCTGCGCTTGGGAGCTGCAGCGCAAG GATCAGCTCCAACAGAAAATCATGTGTCCTGGGCCTGTCACCTGTCTGACCACAGCACCTAATGGCTTGTATGTCCTGGCAGGAATTGCAGAGAGCATCTACCTGTGGGAG GTCTGCACCGGGAACCTCCTGGTCATCCTCAGCCGGCACTACCAGGACGTGTCCTGCCTGAAGTTTACAGGGGATGGCAGCTTTTTTGTCTCGGCAGGCAAAGACTGCCTGGCGCTGGCCTGGAGCCTCTGCAG TGTGCTACAGGCAGACCCATCCAGGATCCTCGCCCCAAGACATGTCTGGTCCCAGCACACGCTCCCAATCATAGACCTGCACTGCGGCTTTGGAGGCCCCATGGCCCGGGTGGCCACCGCTTCATTGGACCAGACCATAAAG CTCTGGGCCATCTCCTCGGGGGACCTGCTGCTGTCTGTCTTGTTTGACATGGGCATCACATCTGTGACCATGGACCTGGCCGAGCACCACATATTCTGTGGAGGCAGCGATGGCTCCATCTTCCAGGTGGACCTGTGCAGCTGG CCCGGACTGAGGGAGCACAGCTTCCAGCCTGAGCAGAACACAGGGAAGGTCTTCAAAGGACACAG GAACCAAGTGACATGCCTGTCGGTGTCAACAGACGGCAGTGTCCTGCTCTCCGGCTCCCATGACGAGTCAGTGCGGCTGTGGGACGTGAAGAGCAAGCAGTGCTTGCGCACAGTCACCCTCAAAG GCCCAGTGACCAATGCCACCATCATACTAGCCCCACCCAGCATGCTGAACCCTGAATTCAGGCccagcctgcccctgccccacttCAACAAGCACCTGCTGGGGGCTGAGCATGGAGATGAAGCCCAGGGTGGGGGCCTGCGCCTGCAGCTAGGGCTCCACCTGCAG GGCAAAGAGCCTAGCTACGTGGAGCGTCTGGAGCAGCTGCAGGCAGTGTTGTCGGGCTATCTGGAGAAG aACATGCTAGGCAGCCAGATGCTGCCAGCACGTGTGTTTGAGCTGGAGGAAGAGGTGCGTAGCCTGCGCAAGATCAACAGGGACCTGTTCGACTTCTCCACGCACATCATCACACGGCCCTCCAAGTGA
- the Grin3b gene encoding glutamate receptor ionotropic, NMDA 3B — translation MESVRTLWLSLALALARGSWVVRSHPQPCGVPTRAGASLRLAALLPRAPAARARVLAALATPPPRLPHNMSLELVAVASPTRDPASLARGLCQVLAPPGVVASITFPEARPELRLLQFLAAATETPVLSVLRREVRTPLGAPTPFHLQLDWASPLETILDVLVSLVRAHAWEDIALVLCRVRDPGGLVTLWTSRASQAPKFVLDLSRLDSRNDSLRAGLALLGALEGGGSPVPAAVLLGCSTAHAHEVLEAAPPGPQWLLGTPLPAEALPTTGLPPGVLALGETGQPSLEAAVHDMVELVARALSSMALVHPERALLPAAVNCEDLRTGGSESTTRTRTLARFLGNTSFQGRTGAVWVEGSSQVHVSRHFKVWSLRRDPLGAPAWATVGSWQDGQLDFQPGAAALRVPSLSGTQARPKLRVVTLVEHPFVFTRESDEDGQCPAGQLCLDPGTNGSARLDALFTALENGSVPRTLRRCCYGYCIDLLERLAEDLAFDFELYIVGDGKYGALRDGRWTGLVGDLLAGRAHMAVTSFSINSARSQVVDFTSPFFSTSLGIMVRTRDTASPIGAFMWPLHWSMWVGVFAALHLTALFLTLYEWRSPYGLTPRGRNRGTVFSYSSALNLCYAILFGRTVSSKTPKCPTGRFLMNLWAIFCLLVLSSYTANLAAVMVGDKTFEELSGIHDPKLHHPSQGFRFGTVWESSAEAYIKASFPEMHAHMRRHSAPTTPHGVAMLTSDPPKLNAFIMDKSLLDYEVSIDADCKLLTVGKPFAIEGYGIGLPQNSPLTSNLSEFISRYKSSGFIDLLHDKWYKMVPCGKRVFAVTETLQMGVYHLSGLFVLLCLGLGSALLTSLGEHVFYRLVLPRIRKGNKLQYWLHTSQVRRQDKIGRGGGHLRSLPKHLSVPLEDPPSPQHRATRGATGEGGTRAQVSRGRGEVPGLAGRQAVLPPPLPPSGPKEEQPAADGAGRWRRVRRAVERERRVRFLLEPGKAGGDRPWLCSNGPGLQAELRELELRIEAARERLRSALLRRGELRALLGDGTRLRPLRLLHAAPAES, via the exons ATGGAGAGTGTGCGGACGCTGTGGCTCAGCCTGGCGCTGGCGCTGGCGCGAGGGTCCTGGGTGGTGCGCAGTCACCCTCAGCCCTGCGGGGTTCCCACGCGCGCCGGGGCCTCCTTGCGCCTGGCTGCGCTCCTACCCCGGGCGCCCGCCGCCCGCGCCCGCGTCCTAGCCGCCCTGGCCACCCCTCCGCCGCGGCTGCCGCACAACATGAGTCTGGAGCTGGTGGCCGTCGCGTCCCCAACCCGGGACCCCGCGTCGCTGGCCCGAGGTCTGTGCCAGGTTCTAGCACCGCCCGGCGTGGTGGCCTCTATAACCTTTCCCGAGGCGCGGCCTGAGCTACGGCTACTGCAGTTCCTGGCAGCTGCCACAGAGACCCCGGTGCTGAGCGTTCTACGGAGGGAGGTGCGCACGCCCCTCGGAGCCCCG ACCCCGTTCCACCTGCAGCTGGACTGGGCTAGTCCCCTGGAGACCATACTGGATGTGCTGGTGTCCCTGGTACGGGCACATGCCTGGGAGGACATTGCTCTAGTACTCTGCCGTGTCCGGGACCCTGGTGGCCTGGTGACACTCTGGACCAGCCGTGCTAGCCAGGCTCCAAAGTTTGTGCTGGACCTGAGCCGGCTGGACAGCAGGAATGACAGCCTTCGGGCTGGACTGGCCCTGCTGGGGGCGCTGGAAGGAGGGGGAAGCCCCGTGCCCGCAGCCGTCCTCCTGGGCTGCAGCACTGCCCATGCACATGAGGTCCTAGAGGCAGCACCACCGGGTCCCCAGTGGCTGCTGGGCACACCACTGCCCGCAGAGGCACTGCCCACAACCGGTCTGCCCCCTGGGGTGCTGGCACTGGGGGAAACCGGGCAGCCTTCCCTGGAAGCTGCGGTTCACGACATGGTGGAGCTTGTGGCTCGGGCACTCAGCAGCATGGCTCTCGTGCACCCAGAGCGGGCCCTGCTTCCAGCTGCGGTGAACTGTGAGGACTTGAGAACAGGCGGCTCTGAGTCAACAACGCGCACGCGCACCTTGGCTCG GTTTCTGGGCAACACCTCATTTCAGGGCCGCACAGGGGCTGTGTGGGTGGAAGGCTCCTCTCAGGTGCATGTGTCTCGGCATTTCAAGGTATGGAGCTTGCGCAGGGACCCGCTGGGTGCCCCAGCCTGGGCAACAGTAGGCAGCTGGCAGGATGGACAGCTGGACTTCCAGCCAGGGGCGGCTGCTCTTCGAGTCCCATCTCTATCGGGCACCCAGGCCCGGCCAAAGCTGCGAGTGGTAACTCTGGTGGAACATCCGTTTGTGTTCACCAGGGAATCTGATGAAGATGGGCAGTGCCCGGCGGGACAGCTGTGTCTAGACCCAGGCACCAACGGCTCGGCTAGACTGGACGCACTCTTCACTGCATTGGAGAATGGCTCCGTGCCTCGCACCCTGAGAAGATGCTGTTATGGCTACTGCATTGACCTCCTGGAGCGGCTGGCCGAGGACCTGGCCTTTGACTTTGAGCTCTATATTGTGGGGGATGGCAAGTATGGAGCCCTGCGTGACGGACGCTGGACAGGCCTGGTGGGTGACCTGCTGGCCGGTCGGGCACACATGGCCGTGACCAGCTTCAGTATCAACTCGGCTCGCTCCCAGGTGGTGGATTTCACCAGTCCTTTCTTCTCCACCAGCCTGGGCATCATGGTGCGCACGCGAGATACGGCCTCACCCATTGGGGCTTTCATGTGGCCCCTGCACTGGTCCATGTGGGTGGGCGTGTTTGCTGCCCTGCACCTCACAGCGCTCTTCCTTACCCTGTACGAATGGCGGAGTCCCTATGGGCTCACGCCACGCGGCCGCAACCGAGGTACTGTCTTCTCCTACTCCTCTGCTCTCAACCTCTGCTACGCCATTCTCTTCGGACGCACTGTCTCCAGTAAGACACCCAAGTGTCCTACGGGACGCTTCCTCATGAACCTCTGGGCAATATTCTGCCTGCTGGTGCTATCCAGTTACACAGCCAACCTGGCAGCTGTCATGGTCGGGGACAAGACCTTTGAGGAGCTGTCTGGAATCCATGATCCCAAG CTGCACCACCCTTCCCAAGGCTTCCGCTTTGGCACCGTGTGGGAGAGCAGCGCGGAGGCCTACATCAAGGCGAGCTTCCCCGagatgcacgcacacatgcgtcGCCACAGCGCACCTACCACTCCACATGGAGTGGCCATGCTCAC GAGCGACCCACCCAAGCTCAACGCCTTCATCATGGATAAGTCGCTGCTGGATTACGAGGTGTCCATAGATGCGGACTGCAAGCTGCTCACCGTCGGCAAACCCTTTGCTATCGAGG GCTATGGCATAGGGCTGCCCCAAAACTCGCCGCTCACCTCCAACCTGTCGGAGTTCATCAGTAGGTACAAGTCCTCAGGCTTCATTGATCTGCTCCATGACAAGTGGTACAAGATGGTGCCTTGCGGGAAGCGGGTGTTCGCCGTGACGGAG ACGCTGCAGATGGGGGTCTACCACTTGTCAGGGTTGTTTGTCCTGCTGTGCCTCGGGCTGGGCAGTGCTCTTCTCACCTCACTGGGTGAGCACGTCTTCTACCGCCTGGTGCTGCCGCGCATCCGCAAGGGCAATAAATTGCAGTATTGGCTTCACACGAGCCAGGTGAGGAGGCAAGACAAGATAGGGCGGGGTGGCGGGCACCTCAGGAGCCTACCCAAACACCTGTCCGTGCCCCTAGAAGATCCACCGAGCCCTCAACACAGGGCCACCCGAGGGGCAACAGGAGAGGGCGGAACAAGAGCGCAGGTGAGCAGGGGGCGAGGCGAGGTCCCAGGCTTAGCGGGCAGACAGGCTgtactgcctcctcctctccctcctagCGGCCCCAAGGAAGAGCAGCCTGCAGCCGACGGTGCGGGGCGCTGGAGGCGGGTGCGCCGGGCCGTGGAACGGGAACGGCGCGTACGTTTCCTGCTGGAACCTGGGAAGGCTGGCGGGGACCGTCCATGGCTCTGCTCTAATGGGCCCGGGCTGCAAGCGGAGCTGCGGGAGCTAGAGCTGCGCATTGAGGCTGCACGGGAACGACTGCGCAGTGCGCTGCTGCGGAGAGGGGAGCTGCGGGCTCTGCTTGGGGATGGCACCCGGCTCAGGCCACTGCGCCTGCTGCATGCGGCGCCCGCTGAAAGCTGA
- the Tmem259 gene encoding membralin isoform X2, with translation MSEHAAAPGPGPNGGGGGGAAPVRGPRGPNLNPNPLINVRDRLFHALFFKMAVTYSRLFPPAFRRLFEFFVLLKALFVLFVLAYIHIVFSRSPINCLEHVRDRWPREGVLRVEVRHNSSRAPVILQFCDGGLGGLELEPGGLELEEEELTVEMFTNSSIKFELDIEPKVFKPQSGADALNDSQDFPFPETPAKVWPQDEYIVEYSLEYGFLRLSQATRQRLSIPVMVVTLDPTRDQCFGDRFSRLLLDEFLGYDDILMSSVKGLAENEENKGFLRNVVSGEHYRFVSMWMARTSYLAAFVIMVIFTLSVSMLLRYSHHQIFVFIVDLLQMLEMNMAIAFPAAPLLTVILALVGMEAIMSEFFNDTTTAFYIILTVWLADQYDAICCHTNTSKRHWLRFFYLYHFAFYAYHYRFNGQYSSLALVTSWLFIQHSMIYFFHHYELPAILQQIRIQEMLLQTPPLGPGTPTALPDDLNNNSGSPATPDPSPPLALGPSSSPTPTGGASGPGSLGAGASVSGSDLGWVAETAAIISDASFLSGLSASLLERRPAAPSAPDSSRPDPRVPLEDAPAPAGS, from the exons ATGTCGGAGCACGCGGCAGCCCCGGGGCCCGGGCCCAACGGCGGCGGGGGTGGCGGCGCGGCGCCCGTGCGCGGCCCTCGCGGCCCCAATCTCAACCCCAACCCGCTCATCAACGTGCGCGACCGGCTCTTCCACGCGCTCTTCTTCAAGATGGCGGTCACCTACTCACGCCTCTTCCCACCTGCCTTCCGCCGCCTCTTTGAGTTCTTCGTTCTGCTCAAg gccctgTTTGTGCTTTTCGTCCTTGCCTACATACACATCGTTTTCTCCCGGTCCCCCATCAACTGCTTGGAGCATGTTCGAGATCGATGGCCACGGGAGGGTGTCCTGCGGGTGGAGGTGCGCCACAACTCGAGCCGGGCACCAGTGATCCTGCAGTTCTGTGATGGGGGCCTCGGCGGCCTGGAGCTGGAACCCGGGGgcctggagctggaggaggaggagcttaCTGTGGAGATGTTCACCAACAGCTCCATCAAG TTTGAGCTGGACATTGAGCCCAAGGTGTTCAAGCCACAGAGTGGTGCGGATGCCCTGAACGACAGCCAGGACTTCCCTTTTCCTGAGACGCCAGCAAAAG TGTGGCCACAGGATGAGTACATTGTGGAATACTCGCTGGAATATGGCTTCCTGCGGTTGTCCCAAGCCACGCGCCAGCGTCTGAGCATCCCTGTCATGGTGGTCACCCTAg ACCCCACGCGGGACCAGTGCTTTGGGGACCGCTTCAGCCGCCTATTGCTGGATGAGTTCCTGGGCTATGATGACATCCTCATGTCCAGTGTGAAGGGCCTGGCAGAGAACGAGGAGAACAAAG GCTTCTTGAGGAATGTGGTCTCTGGGGAGCACTACCGCTTCGTCAGCATGTGGATGGCGCGCACATCCTACCTGGCGGCCTTCGTCATCATGGTCATCTTT ACCCTCAGTGTGTCCATGCTGTTGCGATACTCGCACCACCAGATCTTCGTCTTCATCG TGGACCTGCTGCAGATGCTGGAGATGAACATGGCCATCGCCTTCCCTGCAGCGCCCTTGCTGACCGTCATCCTGGCTCTCGTCG GGATGGAGGCCATCATGTCTGAGTTCTTCAACGACACCACCACGGCCTTCTACATCATCCTCACCGTGTGGCTGGCCGACCAGTATGATGCCATCTGCTGCCACACCAACACCAGCAAGCGGCACTGGCTGAG GTTCTTCTATCTCTACCACTTCGCCTTCTACGCCTACCACTACCGCTTTAACGGGCAGTACAGCAGCCTGGCCCTGGTCACATCCTGGCTCTTCATCCAG CACTCCATGATCTACTTCTTCCACCACTACGAGCTGCCCGCCATCCTGCAGCAGATCCGAATCCAGGAGATGCTGTTGCAGACGCCGCCCCTGGGCCCCGGAACCCCCACGGCGCTGCCCGACGACCTCAACAACAACTCTGGCTCCCCTGCCACCCCGGATCCCAGCCCTCCCCTCGCGCTGGGCCCCAGCTCCAGCCCTACGCCCACTGGTGGGGCATCTGGGCCTGGCTCACTGGGCGCTGGGGCCTCAGTATCCGGCAGTGACCTAGGTTGGGTGGCCGAGACCGCCGCCATCATCTCTGATGCATCCTTCCTGTCGGGGCTGAGTGCCTCACTGCTGGAGCGGCGGCCAGCAGCCCCTAGTGCCCCGGACAGCTCACGACCTGACCCTAGGGTCCCTCTGGAGGACGCACCCGCCCCTGCCGGGTCCTGA
- the Tmem259 gene encoding membralin isoform X1 translates to MSEHAAAPGPGPNGGGGGGAAPVRGPRGPNLNPNPLINVRDRLFHALFFKMAVTYSRLFPPAFRRLFEFFVLLKALFVLFVLAYIHIVFSRSPINCLEHVRDRWPREGVLRVEVRHNSSRAPVILQFCDGGLGGLELEPGGLELEEEELTVEMFTNSSIKFELDIEPKVFKPQSGADALNDSQDFPFPETPAKVWPQDEYIVEYSLEYGFLRLSQATRQRLSIPVMVVTLDPTRDQCFGDRFSRLLLDEFLGYDDILMSSVKGLAENEENKGFLRNVVSGEHYRFVSMWMARTSYLAAFVIMVIFTLSVSMLLRYSHHQIFVFIGESQPAGGGVGSPQALMGGRPVPAVDLLQMLEMNMAIAFPAAPLLTVILALVGMEAIMSEFFNDTTTAFYIILTVWLADQYDAICCHTNTSKRHWLRFFYLYHFAFYAYHYRFNGQYSSLALVTSWLFIQHSMIYFFHHYELPAILQQIRIQEMLLQTPPLGPGTPTALPDDLNNNSGSPATPDPSPPLALGPSSSPTPTGGASGPGSLGAGASVSGSDLGWVAETAAIISDASFLSGLSASLLERRPAAPSAPDSSRPDPRVPLEDAPAPAGS, encoded by the exons ATGTCGGAGCACGCGGCAGCCCCGGGGCCCGGGCCCAACGGCGGCGGGGGTGGCGGCGCGGCGCCCGTGCGCGGCCCTCGCGGCCCCAATCTCAACCCCAACCCGCTCATCAACGTGCGCGACCGGCTCTTCCACGCGCTCTTCTTCAAGATGGCGGTCACCTACTCACGCCTCTTCCCACCTGCCTTCCGCCGCCTCTTTGAGTTCTTCGTTCTGCTCAAg gccctgTTTGTGCTTTTCGTCCTTGCCTACATACACATCGTTTTCTCCCGGTCCCCCATCAACTGCTTGGAGCATGTTCGAGATCGATGGCCACGGGAGGGTGTCCTGCGGGTGGAGGTGCGCCACAACTCGAGCCGGGCACCAGTGATCCTGCAGTTCTGTGATGGGGGCCTCGGCGGCCTGGAGCTGGAACCCGGGGgcctggagctggaggaggaggagcttaCTGTGGAGATGTTCACCAACAGCTCCATCAAG TTTGAGCTGGACATTGAGCCCAAGGTGTTCAAGCCACAGAGTGGTGCGGATGCCCTGAACGACAGCCAGGACTTCCCTTTTCCTGAGACGCCAGCAAAAG TGTGGCCACAGGATGAGTACATTGTGGAATACTCGCTGGAATATGGCTTCCTGCGGTTGTCCCAAGCCACGCGCCAGCGTCTGAGCATCCCTGTCATGGTGGTCACCCTAg ACCCCACGCGGGACCAGTGCTTTGGGGACCGCTTCAGCCGCCTATTGCTGGATGAGTTCCTGGGCTATGATGACATCCTCATGTCCAGTGTGAAGGGCCTGGCAGAGAACGAGGAGAACAAAG GCTTCTTGAGGAATGTGGTCTCTGGGGAGCACTACCGCTTCGTCAGCATGTGGATGGCGCGCACATCCTACCTGGCGGCCTTCGTCATCATGGTCATCTTT ACCCTCAGTGTGTCCATGCTGTTGCGATACTCGCACCACCAGATCTTCGTCTTCATCGGTGAGTCCCAGCcggccgggggtggggtgggctctCCCCAGGCCCTCATGGGCGGCCGCCCTGTGCCCGCAGTGGACCTGCTGCAGATGCTGGAGATGAACATGGCCATCGCCTTCCCTGCAGCGCCCTTGCTGACCGTCATCCTGGCTCTCGTCG GGATGGAGGCCATCATGTCTGAGTTCTTCAACGACACCACCACGGCCTTCTACATCATCCTCACCGTGTGGCTGGCCGACCAGTATGATGCCATCTGCTGCCACACCAACACCAGCAAGCGGCACTGGCTGAG GTTCTTCTATCTCTACCACTTCGCCTTCTACGCCTACCACTACCGCTTTAACGGGCAGTACAGCAGCCTGGCCCTGGTCACATCCTGGCTCTTCATCCAG CACTCCATGATCTACTTCTTCCACCACTACGAGCTGCCCGCCATCCTGCAGCAGATCCGAATCCAGGAGATGCTGTTGCAGACGCCGCCCCTGGGCCCCGGAACCCCCACGGCGCTGCCCGACGACCTCAACAACAACTCTGGCTCCCCTGCCACCCCGGATCCCAGCCCTCCCCTCGCGCTGGGCCCCAGCTCCAGCCCTACGCCCACTGGTGGGGCATCTGGGCCTGGCTCACTGGGCGCTGGGGCCTCAGTATCCGGCAGTGACCTAGGTTGGGTGGCCGAGACCGCCGCCATCATCTCTGATGCATCCTTCCTGTCGGGGCTGAGTGCCTCACTGCTGGAGCGGCGGCCAGCAGCCCCTAGTGCCCCGGACAGCTCACGACCTGACCCTAGGGTCCCTCTGGAGGACGCACCCGCCCCTGCCGGGTCCTGA
- the Tmem259 gene encoding membralin isoform X3, with amino-acid sequence MSEHAAAPGPGPNGGGGGGAAPVRGPRGPNLNPNPLINVRDRLFHALFFKMAVTYSRLFPPAFRRLFEFFVLLKALFVLFVLAYIHIVFSRSPINCLEHVRDRWPREGVLRVEVRHNSSRAPVILQFCDGGLGGLELEPGGLELEEEELTVEMFTNSSIKFELDIEPKVFKPQSGADALNDSQDFPFPETPAKVWPQDEYIVEYSLEYGFLRLSQATRQRLSIPVMVVTLDPTRDQCFGDRFSRLLLDEFLGYDDILMSSVKGLAENEENKGFLRNVVSGEHYRFVSMWMARTSYLAAFVIMVIFTLSVSMLLRYSHHQIFVFIAPLLTVILALVGMEAIMSEFFNDTTTAFYIILTVWLADQYDAICCHTNTSKRHWLRFFYLYHFAFYAYHYRFNGQYSSLALVTSWLFIQHSMIYFFHHYELPAILQQIRIQEMLLQTPPLGPGTPTALPDDLNNNSGSPATPDPSPPLALGPSSSPTPTGGASGPGSLGAGASVSGSDLGWVAETAAIISDASFLSGLSASLLERRPAAPSAPDSSRPDPRVPLEDAPAPAGS; translated from the exons ATGTCGGAGCACGCGGCAGCCCCGGGGCCCGGGCCCAACGGCGGCGGGGGTGGCGGCGCGGCGCCCGTGCGCGGCCCTCGCGGCCCCAATCTCAACCCCAACCCGCTCATCAACGTGCGCGACCGGCTCTTCCACGCGCTCTTCTTCAAGATGGCGGTCACCTACTCACGCCTCTTCCCACCTGCCTTCCGCCGCCTCTTTGAGTTCTTCGTTCTGCTCAAg gccctgTTTGTGCTTTTCGTCCTTGCCTACATACACATCGTTTTCTCCCGGTCCCCCATCAACTGCTTGGAGCATGTTCGAGATCGATGGCCACGGGAGGGTGTCCTGCGGGTGGAGGTGCGCCACAACTCGAGCCGGGCACCAGTGATCCTGCAGTTCTGTGATGGGGGCCTCGGCGGCCTGGAGCTGGAACCCGGGGgcctggagctggaggaggaggagcttaCTGTGGAGATGTTCACCAACAGCTCCATCAAG TTTGAGCTGGACATTGAGCCCAAGGTGTTCAAGCCACAGAGTGGTGCGGATGCCCTGAACGACAGCCAGGACTTCCCTTTTCCTGAGACGCCAGCAAAAG TGTGGCCACAGGATGAGTACATTGTGGAATACTCGCTGGAATATGGCTTCCTGCGGTTGTCCCAAGCCACGCGCCAGCGTCTGAGCATCCCTGTCATGGTGGTCACCCTAg ACCCCACGCGGGACCAGTGCTTTGGGGACCGCTTCAGCCGCCTATTGCTGGATGAGTTCCTGGGCTATGATGACATCCTCATGTCCAGTGTGAAGGGCCTGGCAGAGAACGAGGAGAACAAAG GCTTCTTGAGGAATGTGGTCTCTGGGGAGCACTACCGCTTCGTCAGCATGTGGATGGCGCGCACATCCTACCTGGCGGCCTTCGTCATCATGGTCATCTTT ACCCTCAGTGTGTCCATGCTGTTGCGATACTCGCACCACCAGATCTTCGTCTTCATCG CGCCCTTGCTGACCGTCATCCTGGCTCTCGTCG GGATGGAGGCCATCATGTCTGAGTTCTTCAACGACACCACCACGGCCTTCTACATCATCCTCACCGTGTGGCTGGCCGACCAGTATGATGCCATCTGCTGCCACACCAACACCAGCAAGCGGCACTGGCTGAG GTTCTTCTATCTCTACCACTTCGCCTTCTACGCCTACCACTACCGCTTTAACGGGCAGTACAGCAGCCTGGCCCTGGTCACATCCTGGCTCTTCATCCAG CACTCCATGATCTACTTCTTCCACCACTACGAGCTGCCCGCCATCCTGCAGCAGATCCGAATCCAGGAGATGCTGTTGCAGACGCCGCCCCTGGGCCCCGGAACCCCCACGGCGCTGCCCGACGACCTCAACAACAACTCTGGCTCCCCTGCCACCCCGGATCCCAGCCCTCCCCTCGCGCTGGGCCCCAGCTCCAGCCCTACGCCCACTGGTGGGGCATCTGGGCCTGGCTCACTGGGCGCTGGGGCCTCAGTATCCGGCAGTGACCTAGGTTGGGTGGCCGAGACCGCCGCCATCATCTCTGATGCATCCTTCCTGTCGGGGCTGAGTGCCTCACTGCTGGAGCGGCGGCCAGCAGCCCCTAGTGCCCCGGACAGCTCACGACCTGACCCTAGGGTCCCTCTGGAGGACGCACCCGCCCCTGCCGGGTCCTGA